One genomic segment of Zymoseptoria tritici IPO323 chromosome 5, whole genome shotgun sequence includes these proteins:
- a CDS encoding putative zinc/cadmium transporter (putative cation efflux system protein; CDF superfamily; involved in zinc/cadmium resistance), with amino-acid sequence MALSKSSRIIILLVIDSCFFLLELVSGYSVHSLALVADSFHMLNDVLSLCVGLWAVKMANKSSAPKMYTYGYQRAETLGALVNGVFLVALCVTIFLDAIQRFVEPQEVSNPQLVLIVGCLGLASNLVGLVLFHDVGHSHGGGGHGHDHGDDNAVKDAEEGHAHDHSGHSHSHAAPASTEEHTHNGVGRTSSESTAVKRRHSRSHSKSYVNYEDFPGPAGFRNSIIAHGRLEALESEEGTDGEASPAENGNATTEADPLLIASHAGYGSVPRKSIDHAEHNHSKPRESGSGGGHGHSHGDLNMKGIFLHVMGDALGNIGVIATALIIWLTKFPGRFYFDPAISLVITIIILCSAIPLCKAASRILLQAVPHGIEVDDIRDDIQDLPGIESCHHLHVWQLSDTKLVASLHVRVNFNFRAEGSQRYMQLASAIRQCLHEYGIHSSTIQPEFHRGSEYEGDDGHRNAPAPGEGGDEQDCLLDCGDGCGDGGKSCCPPAQRNGSEASSGAGHEGHRH; translated from the coding sequence ATGGCTCTCTCCAAGTCCAGCCggatcatcatcctcctggTGATTGATTCgtgcttcttcctcctcgaactcgTCAGCGGATACTCCGTCCACTCTCTcgccctcgtcgccgactCCTTCCACATGCTGAACGATGTCCTCTCACTCTGCGTGGGTCTTTGGGCCGTCAAAATGGCAAACAAGAGCTCGGCGCCGAAAATGTACACATATGGATACCAGCGTGCGGAGACATTGGGAGCATTGGTCAATGGAGTCTTCCTCGTCGCGCTGTGTGTGACCATCTTCTTGGACGCCATTCAGCGATTCGTCGAGCCGCAAGAAGTTTCCAACCCACAATTGGTGCTCATCGTCGGCTGTCTCGGTTTGGCCTCGAACTTGGTCGGATTGGTCCTGTTCCACGATGTCGGGCACAgccatggaggaggaggacatggCCACGATCACGGTGACGACAATGCCGTGAAGGATGCTGAGGAGGGCCATGCGCACGATCACTCGGGACACTCCCACTCTCACGCCGCGCCTGCATCTACTGAAGAGCATACACACAACGGCGTCGGGCGCACGTCCAGCGAATCCACCGCTGTCAAGCGTCGTCACAGCCGCTCTCATTCCAAATCATACGTCAACTACGAAGACTTCCCCGGTCCAGCAGGGTTCCGCAACTCCATCATCGCCCACGGCCGTCTTGAAGCTCTCGAGTCGGAGGAAGGCACGGACGGTGAAGCCTCCCCTGCCGAGAACGGCAATGCCACTACTGAAGCCGATcctctcctcatcgcctcgCATGCTGGCTATGGTTCAGTCCCGCGAAAGTCCATCGACCACGCCGAACACAACCACTCGAAACCTCGCGAGAGCGGATCCGGTGGAGGACATGGTCACTCTCACGGCGATCTCAACATGAAGggcatcttcctccacgTCATGGGCGATGCCCTCGGCAACATTGGTGTCATCGCAACAGCACTGATCATCTGGCTCACGAAATTCCCTGGCCGCTTCTACTTCGACCCGGCCATCTCTCTcgtcatcaccatcatcatcctctgCTCGGCCATCCCTCTCTGCAAAGCCGCATCCCGCATTCTCCTCCAAGCCGTGCCTCACGGCATTgaagtcgacgacatccGCGATGATATCCAGGACCTGCCCGGTATCGAGTCctgccaccacctccatgTCTGGCAACTCTCCGACACCAAGCTCGTCGCCTCCCTCCACGTCCGAGTCAACTTCAACTTCCGCGCCGAGGGCTCGCAGCGATACATGCAGCTGGCATCCGCCATTCGTCAATGTCTGCATGAATATGGCATTCACTCGTCGACCATCCAGCCGGAGTTCCACCGTGGCAGCGAGTACGAGGGAGACGATGGACACCGCAATGCACCCGCGCCGGGCGAAGGCGGTGATGAGCAGGACTGCTTGTTGGACTGTGGTGATGGATGCGGTGATGGTGGCAAGAGCTGCTGTCCGCCGGCCCAGAGGAACGGGAGCGAGGCGAGCAGTGGTGCTGGGCATGAAGGGCATCGGCATTGA